The proteins below come from a single Chryseobacterium capnotolerans genomic window:
- a CDS encoding DoxX family protein, which translates to MFWVYGTGFLEIAAGIGLMIPAIREMTAILLIVFYVLVFVANVHSSQKKINIFKADYTGPGMQYLYTQRIPMQIILIAWTWYFGIYLH; encoded by the coding sequence ATGTTTTGGGTATATGGTACAGGCTTTCTGGAAATTGCTGCCGGAATAGGGCTGATGATTCCTGCTATCCGTGAAATGACTGCCATTTTACTGATTGTTTTTTATGTATTGGTTTTTGTAGCCAATGTTCATTCATCTCAAAAGAAGATTAATATTTTTAAAGCAGATTATACCGGCCCGGGAATGCAATACCTTTATACCCAAAGAATTCCCATGCAGATTATTTTAATTGCATGGACCTGGTATTTCGGAATATATTTACATTAA